A stretch of DNA from Acanthochromis polyacanthus isolate Apoly-LR-REF ecotype Palm Island chromosome 21, KAUST_Apoly_ChrSc, whole genome shotgun sequence:
CATAAGGGCATATAAATTAGGGGAAGGCTGAGGTGATTCATTTATGTTATTGTAAATTGAAAATTTTAAGGGCTGGGGATGTTGAACAGTcagaaaaaaccccataacagtataaaaaaaaaatccaaggcACTCAGAGTCTTGGCATGTAATTCTAATAAGCGTAAAACGTGGCAGATACCAGTGTGTTTTTGGCTGAAAGCCTTAATCAGGGGCAACTGAGCCATTAGAACATTGTCAACTTGTGCAtctttcactattttctgatattttgtagaccaaatgatttgttttaaatatgacaGCACTGCCTGAttccaggctgcacagtggatcgtTGGTTAgtactgtcacctcacagctagaagatcctggtTCATGTCCCACCCTGggttctttctgcatggaatttgtaTTTTCTCCCTCCTGTGCatatgtgagttttcatgaaaaactttTAAGCAGTGGTGTATGTGGTATTTTTGTTTGATAAATGACTTTAACTAGTACTTGATCACCAAAGTtgactcattttctgtcagtcgACTAATAGATTTCCCCTTCTTTCCCTTCTCTTGTGCATTTCTGCAGTATGTATTGCAGTGTCAGTTGATTTTTTACTTACCTTTTCTGTAACTCAGTCATGCATCCTTTGTCACTCTGTTTCCCTCATTAATATGCCTCTGAaatgtcaacacacacacaaacacacacacagcagactgTGTTTCTTTGGAGTGTCTAACCTTGACACTGACAGCTTGATGTTTTTATTCCACCTCtagcttttctttcacattttagtCCCGTCTCCTGTTGTCTCCCCCTGCAGATCCTCCACCATCAGAAGGCCTCCTGCACCTTTCCCAGAGTGTGTTGCTGGCGTCGTGTTTAGCATGCGCGCTCACAAGAGTGTGTAGCTCGTCTAGTCGAGAGGACCTTGCGGTGTGTGCTTGTTCGCATCTGTACTTCGAGTGCCAGGATGAGTTTGGTGGGCGCAGAGCGTCGCAGGCCCACGCCGGCCCAGACGCCCGAGGAGAGGGATGtgtggagggatggaggaagagCTGGCTGGAGGGATGCAGGGAGGGAAGGCTGGAGAGAGGGAAGAGAGAGCGGCGTGGTGCAGAGCTACAGCTTCGACTCAtaccagctggaggaggaggagatcagTAAAGACGCCCCGGAGCGAGGAGTGCTGGCTTTGTCCGAGCCCGGTGAGTgagtttttgtttcatctgtgtgtgagtATGTGCTGTAATATTCATGAAGACAGAGGCATGGAACAAATAAGGGAGAAAAGAGGCAGCTGTATCAAGAGCAGGCCATTAAAAAGTAAAAGGAAGTGCACAAGAATTAATATCCTTTGATAATTCCCTCTACCTCCAAACCCAAGGAAAACAAAGTATTTATACAGGTAGAAGTGGCCTGTGGAGTCACATTCTATAAATATCTAAGCTTCTGGCTGCACCTTCAGACCAAACTCAAAGCTAGACTAACTCAAATTGTTAAATGAAAATATCATGCTTTTTGGAGGGTGCTGGAACAATAAcacattttcttgtaaaaaaagccctgaatttttttttcaatttttaaaatatcccTGTCTTTTATCTAATAGACAACTCAGTTCTGTTAAGTCGCATTTATATAGCTCCAGTTCACAACATAAGTCATCTCAAGGCAGCTCACATAGTAAGGTGAAGATCTTAGAATATTGTACACTGCCTGGTCAAAGAAAAAGTCACCAGCTGGGTTTAACtcagcaaataggtaagagccttccattggataattactgcagtgattaatatgtttcagctgcaacaacttatttaaccctagctgattcatttattaaacaaccatgttggaacaGGATATGTCATGGATACAACATCCAAGACATATCCTGTgatcatggaaaggatgttaatctgtctcagaagggtcaacaTCAAGGCCtacatcaagcaaagaaaacaactaaggagattctGAAACTACTATAATccggttaagaaccgtccaacactttattaaaacctgaaggatagtcgTGAACCATCATCTTGAAGGAGTTTtcccctgttccaaagtgatgggggcatcagggtaagaagagaggtagATGAAATGATGCTCTCATTATGTCTAGTGCCTACCAACCtgtgagggttagggttatgatccagggttggtcaggttcagcaacgttatgttcccaaagaatgaggtcagttAACTACATGAtgatactgaatgaccaggtctttccatctaatggagtttttcttctctgatgacatgggcatgttccaagatgaagATGctaggattcatggggctcacattgagaatgagtggatcaggaagaatgagatggattgtcctccacagagtccagacctcagccctgttgagaatctttgggatgttctagAGAAGAGTTTCCATAGtggtccaactctcccatcatcaatatgagatcttggtagaaaatgaatgcaactctggacagaaataagtgctgtgacattgcagaagcttattgaaatgatGCCATGGCGAAATAGtgactcaaagctaaaggcggtccaatgaaatattagaaatgcaactttttttggccaggcagtgtattaTAGACAGAAACTCCTTTAAGCAGCACTTGGCAAGAGTGGAAGGAAAAAAACTCCGGCAGAACCAAGCTCAGGGAGGATGTCGTCTGCGAGGACCTGTTGGGGTGAGGGTAGCAGGGAGAAGACAGACTACGTGTAAGTGAACAGTGACTACTGGGGGAGTTAGTGAGAACGGCAACTCCAGAAATGTGCAACTCTGCAGTAAGAGATACCCAGACAGattagaaaacagaaacaacaggagagagaagaacaTAAAGCTATTATAGAGAGTGGAAAGTGCTCAGTGCGTCATTGGAGGTCTCTGCCTATAGCAGCATAAAAAATGGATGGTTCAGGGTCACCTAAGGAGCCTTTACTATAAGTTAAAGAAAGTTTTGAGCTTACTCTTAAGTAAAGAGGATATCTGCCTCCTGAACCCAAAGTGGAAGCTGATTCCACATCTAACTAAAAGGCTCTTCTCCAAGAGTCCAGCGCTTTGTTAGGATAATATAGTACAATAGGGTTGTTAAGGTTTGATGGAGTTAGGAGATGAAAAGCATATGAAGAGCAGGATTTTACAGGCCGCCAGTGAAGAGAGGGTCATATTAGGGAAATATGATCTGTCTTACTGGTTCATTTCAGAACTCTGgatgcagcattttggatcaactggaGGCTTTTCTGATAGTAATGAATTACAATAGTCCAGAGCAGAAGTAACAGTGTATGGACCAGTTTATCAGCcgcactctgagacaggatgttttttttttttttagatgagtTACAGGAGCCGTACTGTTTTCCAATCATTTCCCATCACCACAGCCAGGACCATGAATGGTAGACAGCTAACACTAAGTAAACAACGTCTTTGTATGACGTGATGAAACCGACACTGTGTTTGAAAGAAGGACAACAACCCAGCAGGTGTTCAAATAATATGAATGAAAAGCAACATTTAAGCTGGTGGGGATCAGCGCAAACATCAGGAAGCTAAGCTGCTATTTTCAGCTGGAAGAAGGGTTTTAGAAATGGAAAATGATGCTGCAATgttcttgctgtttttatttcatcgCAGTAAAAAGAACATCCAAGAAACTAATCTCCACAGTGGCGGATttctaattattgtttttatttttattttttacattttgtgtgaaCAATAAGTCAGGATAATTGAATGGTGTCAAGATTTGTGATGGGTGTTTACAGATGCTGGTGGAGGTGGGAGAGAATAGAAGCAGTggcaggaagagaaaaaaagggaaGTGTATGTAAAACACAGGAGGCGGCCTGTTAACAGAAAATTGCTGTGTTGCCTGGTTACACAGGTTGCACAAAGGCCGAGTTAATCAGATCAGGAGTGACCAAGGATGCACAGCCAGAGCCCTGGATAGGCAGAAGCCTTTTCTCTTCTTCCCATCTCTTTGTTTGCTCCTTGCtcatcttctgctgctgtttctatATCCTGCCCTCCCTTCTTCCCTGTAGCTGTCAATCTTCATACCTAGTGTACAGTCAACAAAACAGAGAATACAATATCCACAGAGACCGCTTTTTCCTCAAAGAAAAGGCAAGATGCAGAGATGTGGAAGCTGTGGCTGCCTCAAAAGTTGAATTCATCCTAGTGTGTTATTACAGTCGTGAACCTGCAATGAAGCTGTGGTCGTGCAGgtaaaattgacccgttttgaactttgaaaatgtggaaaaaaaatgttttcatagcgaaacttctaatgttcacattttcaatattttggggaattttttgaaaatttcttggtggaaaaaaagaaatgttaaaaaaaatattttttaagaacattcaccaaacaaatcaaccaaaatccagcaaaattcactggattttggttgattttttgtgaatgttctgaaagaaaatattagaagttttactgatatatatgtaatcactttagatatttttaggatttttttggaagattttcactcatttttgaaacgatttaaacaaattttcttgccaaatttgggcaactttttttttaaaataagacttttaagggaattttttggggggggattttcttcctgaaggttttgtaaattttcagaaatttggggaattgtttggctgaatttttggatttttttcagacaaggaaacaatattttttggtgcctgtaaatgaagagaacaggagggttaatcacTGCTACCTTAGCGATAAAGTGGTAACTTGATACAACAGCGAGAAGTATTTATTCCCTTCAGGCTGCTGCAAAATCTGAATGCTCAGAAATCATTTGGAGCTGTTATTAGTGGGCTTACAGGATTAGAAAGGGATTATAAAGTGTTATATAAAGTAACTGCTCCTGACACTTTTCCCGTGAAACCAAATCGGCCGCGAAATACAGCAGTCCAGGTCTTCATTTGAAACTGTCTGGACTGCTAGTACATAATCAGCAAATTCCTCCCATCGATCTTTTCCCAACACAAGAGGAACGAAGACTTCCACTGCATCAGTGCTGCCGCCGCTTCATCCATCCCGATTAGCTTTACTGCCTCTGCTTCAGTCCTAATTTAGATGTTTCAAAGTCACCTGCATCCCCGTAGTCTGACCGTTATTCCATACTGCTTTAATTCCCTAACCCTTCACTCCCTCTTTGCCGCTCAGACTTCGAGGAACCGATCCCCGACGACCGTTACCATGGCATCTACTTTGCAATGCTAATGGCTGGAGTGGGTTTCCTGCTTCCCTACAACAGTTTCATCACTGAAGTGGACTACCTGCACCACAAGTTTAAAGGTATAAATACGCATGAGTATGAACAAACCCATACGTTACATCCaatccaactttatttatatagcactttaaaCAACCACAGATTAAAAGAAAGTGCTGTACGTCCAATACAAAGGAGATTCCACTCAGAAGTCACGCTTTTACGTGTCTTCCAGGGACGTCCATAGTGTTTGACATGAGTCTTACGTACATCTTGGTGGCTCTCTTGGCTGTCATCCTCAACAACGTGTTGGTGGAGAGACTCAGCATGCACACCAGGATCACTGTAGGTAAGTGAGAGGGGAACCAGATAGAGCTGTCattggaaaaaaagcaaaatgttctCCAAGAAAACTTCTCTGACTTTAATAATGACCTTTTGGATTTCCCTTGGGATTAGTAaagtccatctatccatctatccatctatcatctatccctccgtccatccgtccattcatccatccatccatccatccatccttggGAACCTCAAGTCCCATTAGAGCAGAACCCACAGAGCAAAAATGGAAGGATGTTTTtcagagaaagaggaaaatacATATACTTCACGAtcctgtggtgtttttttcttcataaactGTTTTAAACAAACTTTGCCGAAGACTGTGAATTCACAAGAGGCTGCCTTTCAAGAGGCCGActatgtttttccttttcctttttgcaTATTcctcaattttaaaaaaacacttttagagTGAACTCGCTATGCTTGGTAAATAAACCGCTCAGATGTACTAAACATGCACATTCAGACCGATTTGAATTGATAAGTTTGAGCTACTGGATAGATTTAAACGTGGCCCAGATTATTTATTcacaagctgttttttttaaagctcctaCATGTCTTTGCAGTGATATCGGAGATTAATTTAAAAGTATTAAAGCTCTTCAGCCTGTccaatatgaaataaaaatctttgagggaaaaaaaacctctttaaaaatgtatgtccCTGAGGAGTAGTTCGATATCTCCACACATACATCATGCATTTAAGGGCGAGGCTTCACCACAGTACTCTCTGCAGCTTAAAATAGCTCTGCCTGCATCCTTGAGGACATGTCTTTTGAAGTGTGTTGTCTGTGCGGGAGCTCGTCTCTGGAGTTAATAAACTTGGAGTGGCGTTTCTCATGCTGGTCCTGTCAAATATGTGTCGAGTCACGCAGTCAGAACACAACCTGGATCAGTGACGTCTCCGTCTGTCGCTTTCTCTGCAGGTTACATCCTAGCTTTGGGGCCGCTGGTCTTCGTCAGCGTGTTTGACGTCTGGCTGGAGAAGTTCACCACCAGGCAGGCTTATATCATCAACCTGGTGTCGGTGGGAGTGGTTGCCTTTGGATGTACAGGTAATACTCTTTTTAAAGATTCTCCTGATTCGTCAGTCAAACCGAGAAACATTTCATTATCGCTCGCAAGATCACAGTGTACTTtgagttgtgtgaagtgatttagAGAAGACTTTTTCCATATTTCAGCGCCAATATTgatccaaaaacatcatagcataGCACACCGTTTGCTGCCATgaaccacaaaacacccctctcaTTTATTTTGCTCAACAATTTGACATTTGTAAAATCTAACTAGATTGAAGGCAGAGAATGTAACGGATCACCAaacttgttcaaagaaatgagaaactgcttttttgatgtgcacaagtgacacaatgatgtgaagTTTGAACAGGTAGCTatgagaatttcaattctgatctgagaaatgtaccaaagtgaCTGAGAAAATCTGTAATGAGACTCACCAGTAAAAACTTAATATTCAAGTTAACCTACAAAATTtacaggagctgaagtttaggctgttgcttccagctgtttgtgggAGTGTTTTCTTTGAGCAGCGGGACCCATATGAGCATCTCCAGTGTTGAATGTGTTCGTTTTTTGAGATAGAAGACAAACTATTTGTCTCCAATcaagctgtttattttctaatttcAGTGTCTTAAAAGAATCTCGTACAAAGATCTTTTCTGTTTGGAACAGTCTCCCAGAAAAGGATAAAATCTGTATGGTGAAATGTGATTGGTTATAACAGACAAATATAATTCAAATATTGAAATGTGGTTGGCTAAAGGTGGGGATGAACCGTGGTTTAGACTTAGTTCTCCCATCAGTTGGTGCACAGATGTGTCCATATCTCTTGGCACGATACATCCAATCTCTAAGAACCACAAAATTAAGAACTAAATGGTaaattttgcttttgcttttccctttttcctttgtttttcctttttgcctttgcttttacttgatggactgagctgtcaatcaaatgacTTTGGGCAGGGCTTTCTGTCCAGGTTGGATAGTCAATAcctggaaaaaaatggaaaaaacaaagggaaatgggaaaagcaaagacaaaatttacctttatttccatagttttttattttactgttcttcgtctttatttttacacatttatttcctttttcaaacagatttattaattttttaatatttattcatcttcatatttacacatttccttattttttaacagatttatttattgcttttttatttaatccTCTTTATAATTACACATTTGCttccttatttttaaactgACTTACCTTTTATTATGGCACTCATGGGATTCCATACAGTATTGCCTGTTTATCAAATATAAGAGGTGACGAAGCAGTAATGCTCCATATCCAATGTCTGAAAATACCTTAGCCGTTTCAGTAAAAATGGTTTGAAAAACACTCTGCATAATCCCTATtcagcaccaaacagcagacatAGAAAGCTTACAACTAGCTGGAGAGCACTATGGAACATTCAGCAGTTAAATAGTCAaagatttctctttttttgtgtgtaaacagCTACACAGAGAATCCTTTTGTCACGTGGCTAATGAATGCTAACTAAACATGTGTCAGTGCTGTCAGGACAAACAGCCCTGGTAGCGGCTTCAGTTCACGGCTGCTGCTAATGACTTCAGTGTGGCAGTTCTTCTGTGTTACAGAGTGTGAAAACGGAGCTTTCAGCTGCTGTAGTAACAGTTTAATTAGCGTTGGTCTGGAGGTCAGAGCATCGTCTCTCGAGTGGCGTGTGAAGTTCAGGAAATAGCACCTCTATATAAATTGTGTTGTTGCACTGTTGACTGAATGTCTCTGTTTGCTCTGAtaaccacctcctcctccatccccaGTGCAGCAGTCCAGTTTCTATGGTTACATGGGGATGCTGCCCAAGAGGTACACACAGGGGGTGATGACTGGAGAGAGTAAGTGCACTCAGAAAGACAAAGAGTTGTGCACACGCAGCCCTGTCTATGCTGCCATTCTTTGTCCTCATCACCCTTCATCTTTCTCGTGtaccttttcctcctcctcctgtccacCAACCTCCTCAGGTACAGCTGGAGTGATTATCTCCTTGTCTCGCATCTTCACCAAGCTGCTGATCACTGAcgacaagaaaaacacactcaTCTTCTTCCTCGTCTCCATCAGCATGGAAATGCTGTGTttcctgcttcacctgctggtCCGCCGCTCACGATTTGTCCGCTATTACACCAGCAGCGCCCAGGGCAAAGGCCCCGGAAAATGTCATGACCCACGGGACAACGGGACCGGATACAAGGTTCACCACGACGTCACTGCAGAGGAAGTAAGATTTGTAAGTCTGTGGATAGTTTCctaattttatttaatgtgtgtgtgtgtgtgtgtgtgtgtgttgacagtgaacaaaattaatgtttttttaaacctcctgttgtcttcatttgcaggcaccaaaaatgttgtttctgaaaaatgtctgaaaaaatccaaaaaaatcagcaaaaaaaaaaatcaccaaatttctGACAATTAACAAAACCATACTAGCAGACTTGATCAGTTGCCACTTTGGTCCAAGCTGAACTATCTCAAGAACTACAGATTTTTGTTCAGACATGTGATCCTAGTGACTTTGGTGCCACCATCAGGTCAAAAGTACCATTTTTCTACCACTCATAAGACTGTTTGTCTTTATGACACACACTATTCATATGCACATCACATAAACAATAGGATTATCTGTATGTTAGCATGTTTACTTTGGTAGAGATTTAGCTCCAAACATTGCTCAAGTACAGTCTTAGAGAACTGCTTGTATGACTGGAGTTTGCTGGTCTTGGTTGGCTGTTTGATCTGAGCACGTTCAAAGGGATCTCAGTTTTTTGAGGAGGTGTGACATTACAGCAGACTAAGACAGCCCTGACTGAACAATGATTTATTGCCCTTATTGCCTTATTGTTACAGtgcttaataaataaaatattttgggacttttgaagtccatgggatatatcttggaTACATTTTaactaaaagtaaaaagaagaagtaatgtttctttatgttcattatgatcatgtccttACAAATCCCATTATTAttcattatggaaacaatcatttattaataaaaaatgactggatatcactaaattgtcaactaaataatcatCCCAATTTAATAGCAACCactttctaattagctaaacggtaataaaatgagcttattccaAAATTCTTTTGATTGTGCTCTTTTTATTATATTGAGATActcatgacagatgtttctttttttggcaatatatcaaattttatatggaaaataacacctctccaggaagtgtgttgattccagatcacatgacctgctccacatgatgtcatttcctcctgaagaaaagactggaagactccaaggctttctgagttatttaatataaagtagtgtgtgagtcaggtgtggatttatggcatgtcaacaggtttactacaatatctttataaataactttcaattttactcaattgtgtatataatatttagaagaatctttgtgtaaaaatgccatgtggtgtttggttacaggcggccatgttgattttaggcctgaaaacagcaaaaatgtcaactatgttacaaaaagtcccacagttATATATGGACCCTTTTATGTAGTATGAAAACTAAGGCACATGTCACAGATAGGCTCGTCTTACTGGATCTATTCTGTAGGTATGAGCCTGCCATAGGTTGCTCCTGTCGGTATGAATTATCCATTCGAGGATTTTGAAGGAACACCAAAGCTGCATCCTTCATTTATACACATACCACCAAGCCAGAGCATTTTTCCCCTAAAGCAGAATGATACATCGGTGCAGTCCTGGCAAAGCAGGGCAAAgaggagtccagggaacagaaGCTGGCACATCTGTAGAATGCATAAGCAGAGCGTTGGTTCTGGCAAAAGGCAGAGGACACAGCAGAGTGTTAGAAAAGCAGCTCGATGATCCTGATGAAGTGCAGCTGCTGAGGCTTTAGCTCAAACTGCAGCCCACCTGCCTCCACTCCTGCaatcaaacacaaagacacacagacgcaggaaggaggagagaaacTGACTGCAGGCAGAAACCTGAGGGCATGACAGCAGCATCGTCTtctgaaacagacacacaaggaGCATTTGCCTTTTCAGTGatttattcaacaaaaaaacaccagtaGATGTAGACGGATTCTTGTGGGGGAGAAAAGGAGCCTCTTTTAGCACTTGTTGTGGGTGTTTTGCATGATTGCCTGTTAGTCTGTGACATCAGCTTGCTGAAATTTTGGGCACTTATCCTCCAAAATCGCTTCAATTTTGAGGTGTTTGAAAGGTTACATGCATGGAGTGGCTCCTTGATATCCAAACCGCATTATTTTAATGGGATTTGAATCTGGGCTTTGACTTGGCCTTTCCATAACCCATACCTTGGTGGATCTGCTGTGTGCTTAAGATCGGTATCCTGTTGAAAGGTCCTCTTTAGGCTCAACTTCAGCGTTCGAACAGATGGCCTCAAATTATCCAATAGTGTGCtttaaaatgatgcagaattcaCAGTTGAATCAATGACTGCCAGCTGCCCAGTCCCTGAAGCAGTGATGCAACCCTGAACTGTCACATTTCCACCACCTTGCTTCTCCTAAAATGCGCCAAAATATCAATTACATTCTGAACACATTCCAAAAAGCCTGTAGTTCTGTTTTTTATGTCTTCTAGGAcagcaaagatttttttttctgggatgCCAACAATTGTGTCACTTtttaaccctcccgttgtccTCGTTTAtgggcaacaaaaaatatatagtttccttgttggaaaaaattccaaaattcagcaaaaaaaaacaaaaaaaaactctccaaatttctgaaaatttccaaaaccttcaggaagagaattccaataatttcttaaaagtttccctgaaaagttttatttgaaaaaagtcACCCAAtcttgacaagaaaattctcataaatattttcaaaaatgagtaaaaatcttcctaaaaaagcttaaaaatatctaaagtgattcaacttctgatattttctttaagaacattcacaaaaaaatccaccaaaatccagcgaaattcgctggatgttcccaaaaatgttgaaaatgtggacattaatatttagaagaatctttctgtaaaaattccAATGTGGTGTTTGTTGattttagacctgaaaacagcaaaaatgtcaactttgatacaaaaagtcccacaattatactAATCAGTAAATGTCCCAAATCTCACTTTACCACTCCAAATCAAGTCATCTATTAAGTACCTCgcttaaatttaatattttacagtttgtgatTTAGTAGTTTCAATATTTTCTAGATTTTTCAAGTTAAACTTAGAGAAACAACcaacagctttttttaaattaaactttccTGTAAGTGCTTCATTCATTAAACCCCTCATAAACAGTTAATGCACAGGGAGGTAATCAGCAGCTTCACTTCCTTGTAGATTTTTATGAGAAGTGTGTGCGGTCGTGTTTCCcgtctgtgtgagtgtgcgcaCAAGCACTGTGAGGGCtgggtgtgtttttaaaaagcgGGATGATTTATTTAAGCTTTCTGGCTGCcacttagagaaaaaaaaatgttgcagagaAAGAGCAGAGGATTTTGGGTGGGGTTATTAGATTTAGGTATGCAGGGATGGAGACAAGTGTGGGtgatttaaataaaagtcagaGAGAAGTTGAGGCCTAGAAAATGCGAGTCACGACGCTGAGAGGCAAAGAGAGGAAAGAACATTtaagaaaatgagagaaacagaaaaggaaatTGAGGAGGGAGGCTATAAGAGCAGGAGACCAGTCAAGACAAtgagagaagcaaaatgacagaaaaatgacaaggGAGGAGGTAAATCCAATTTGTAGTCGTGCTTGAAGCAGCTCTTTGTAGCTAGAAGACACAGAACTAATATTCCTCAtcacattgtgtgtgtttgtgtgtgtctatgtgtgtgtttgtgtgtgtgtgtgtgtgtgtttgtgtgtgtctatgtgtgtttgttcaAAGCCTTTAAAGGAGGATACAGCACCTCAGGCTGTCATCTttaaatgtgtgcatgtttgcatTTGTGCGCCGCTACACTCAAGACAAGTGTATGATCGACGTTCCCTGGTGTTTCACCGTAGTGTGCGTTGTGTTCTGTGTCTGGGGGGCTTTCTCTGGCAGCTCTTTGTTCTGGTTGCCGGGGGAAACGAAGGCAGCGCTCTATATTATGGGGATAATCAAGAATAGTGGTGCCTTCTGGCCCGCAAGTCCTCCTAATCAGCTAatggatctgtgtgtgtgtgtgtgtgtgtgtgtgtgtgtgtgtgtgtgtgtgtgtgtgtgtgtgtgtgtgtgtgtgtgtgtgtgtgtgtgtgtgtgtgtgtgtgtgtgtgtgtgtgtgtgtcctcagcCACTCTGCAGTCTCCCTGACATCATCGCAtcaatctgctgctgctcacaacCATCGTCTCTAATAAGCGCTGGCATTAAAAGATGATGTCATGTATCCAGGAAGCcatattaatttttaaaaaaaaacaaagaaacagtaAAGATAAAGGTCAAACCATTGCAgctgaatgtatttatttacgaTGTGATGGCTACCTCTAGTGTTTTCTTAATGAACTGTTAATGTCCTTAAAAACTGACATTGAAAATGTTGGAAACAAGCAACaacatcatgttttttttttttttaacatcttaTACACtaacagtcaaaagtttagacacatcttttcattcagtggtttttatttaattattttgtacttTGGAGATTAATGCTGAAgacgtttttttaaaatcctcctgttgtcctcatttacaggcaccaaaaaatattgtttctctgtctgaaaaaaaaatccaaaaattcagcaaaaaaatttcccaaatttctgaaaatttgcaaaaccccCAGgatgaaaa
This window harbors:
- the slc29a4a gene encoding equilibrative nucleoside transporter 4 isoform X2, encoding MSLVGAERRRPTPAQTPEERDVWRDGGRAGWRDAGREGWREGRESGVVQSYSFDSYQLEEEEISKDAPERGVLALSEPDFEEPIPDDRYHGIYFAMLMAGVGFLLPYNSFITEVDYLHHKFKGTSIVFDMSLTYILVALLAVILNNVLVERLSMHTRITVGYILALGPLVFVSVFDVWLEKFTTRQAYIINLVSVGVVAFGCTVQQSSFYGYMGMLPKRYTQGVMTGESTAGVIISLSRIFTKLLITDDKKNTLIFFLVSISMEMLCFLLHLLVRRSRFVRYYTSSAQGKGPGKCHDPRDNGTGYKVHHDVTAEEGNGGTGTSTTEEGLEDFVGGTYVRFDAPKAKIRKSWPGVRDMILHRYVVSRVIWAYMLSIAVTYSITLCLFPGLESEIRNDTLGEWLPILIMATFNMSDFVGKILAALPYDWSGGRLLFFSCLRVVFIPLFVMCVYPASAPTLSHPAWPCLFSLLMGVTNGYFGSVPMIQAAGKVPPEQRELAGNTMTVSYMTGLMVGSAVAYAVYSFTAPATGSSFSTLNVRTPANATGY
- the slc29a4a gene encoding equilibrative nucleoside transporter 4 isoform X1, whose translation is MSLVGAERRRPTPAQTPEERDVWRDGGRAGWRDAGREGWREGRESGVVQSYSFDSYQLEEEEISKDAPERGVLALSEPDFEEPIPDDRYHGIYFAMLMAGVGFLLPYNSFITEVDYLHHKFKGTSIVFDMSLTYILVALLAVILNNVLVERLSMHTRITVGYILALGPLVFVSVFDVWLEKFTTRQAYIINLVSVGVVAFGCTVQQSSFYGYMGMLPKRYTQGVMTGESTAGVIISLSRIFTKLLITDDKKNTLIFFLVSISMEMLCFLLHLLVRRSRFVRYYTSSAQGKGPGKCHDPRDNGTGYKVHHDVTAEEVRFGNGGTGTSTTEEGLEDFVGGTYVRFDAPKAKIRKSWPGVRDMILHRYVVSRVIWAYMLSIAVTYSITLCLFPGLESEIRNDTLGEWLPILIMATFNMSDFVGKILAALPYDWSGGRLLFFSCLRVVFIPLFVMCVYPASAPTLSHPAWPCLFSLLMGVTNGYFGSVPMIQAAGKVPPEQRELAGNTMTVSYMTGLMVGSAVAYAVYSFTAPATGSSFSTLNVRTPANATGY